One region of Aurantimonas sp. HBX-1 genomic DNA includes:
- a CDS encoding NADH-ubiquinone oxidoreductase-F iron-sulfur binding region domain-containing protein has protein sequence MALQDRRPRDRGPKGRDLDDTALAEVRGLLGLAERRRDLLIEFLHLIQDRYGCLSAAHLRALAEEMRLSQAEVYEVASFYDHFDVVREGEPRPAPLTIRVCDSISCMLAGAESLLGELSGAVDPSAVRVVRAPCMGRCATAPAARIGDREVDHATSDRLLGMAAAGETDVSVPAYVDLFAYLSGGGYKLLQSVRAGTISVDALMETMQEAGLRGLGGAGFPAGKKWSFVRSYPGPRLMSINGDEGEPGTFKDRHYLETDPHRTLEGALIAAFAVEAERIYFYMRDEYPAVLQILRTEIAALEAAGIAPKGFIELRRGAGAYICGEESAMLESIEGKRGLPRHRPPYIAQIGLFGRPTLNHNVETLWWLRDIVEKGADWFAGLGKPGHPGIRSWSVSGRVRDPGVKLAPAGVTVRELIEDYCGGMIEGHSFKAYLPGGASGGILPASMGDIPLDFGGELAKAGAFVGSHAVVVFSDRDNIKDAALNLLRFFEHESCGQCTPCREGTGKLVTLLETRGTLDEAAIRDLETVLRDASICGLGQAAPNPVNHLLTHFREELSR, from the coding sequence ATGGCGTTGCAGGACCGGCGGCCCCGCGATCGTGGGCCCAAGGGGCGTGACCTCGACGATACCGCTCTGGCGGAGGTTCGGGGACTTCTGGGTCTCGCCGAGCGGCGACGGGATCTCCTCATAGAGTTCCTCCATCTGATCCAGGACAGGTATGGCTGCCTGTCGGCAGCGCATCTGCGTGCGCTGGCCGAGGAAATGCGCCTGTCCCAGGCCGAGGTGTACGAGGTCGCCTCCTTCTACGACCATTTCGACGTCGTCCGCGAAGGCGAGCCGCGACCTGCGCCGCTGACGATCCGCGTCTGCGATTCGATCAGCTGCATGCTGGCTGGCGCCGAAAGCCTGCTCGGCGAACTTTCCGGCGCGGTCGATCCGTCTGCCGTTCGCGTGGTGCGCGCGCCCTGCATGGGCCGCTGCGCCACCGCGCCCGCCGCCCGCATCGGCGACCGCGAAGTCGACCACGCCACCAGCGACCGCCTGCTCGGCATGGCGGCTGCCGGCGAGACCGACGTCAGCGTCCCCGCCTATGTCGACCTCTTCGCCTATCTTTCGGGGGGCGGCTACAAGCTGCTGCAGTCGGTCCGCGCCGGCACGATCAGTGTCGACGCGCTGATGGAGACGATGCAGGAAGCTGGCCTGCGGGGGCTCGGCGGCGCCGGCTTCCCGGCAGGCAAGAAATGGAGCTTCGTGCGCTCCTATCCGGGCCCCCGCCTGATGTCGATCAACGGCGACGAGGGCGAGCCCGGCACCTTCAAGGACCGCCATTACCTCGAGACCGATCCGCACCGGACCCTGGAGGGCGCGCTGATCGCCGCCTTCGCGGTCGAGGCCGAGCGGATCTATTTCTACATGCGCGACGAATATCCCGCGGTGCTGCAGATCCTGCGCACCGAGATCGCGGCGCTGGAAGCGGCCGGCATCGCGCCCAAGGGCTTCATCGAGCTGCGGCGCGGGGCCGGCGCCTATATCTGCGGCGAGGAGAGCGCGATGCTGGAGAGCATCGAGGGCAAGCGCGGCCTGCCGCGCCATCGCCCGCCCTACATCGCCCAGATCGGCCTGTTCGGCCGCCCGACGCTGAACCACAATGTCGAGACGCTGTGGTGGCTGCGCGACATCGTCGAGAAGGGCGCAGACTGGTTCGCCGGGCTCGGCAAGCCCGGGCACCCGGGCATCCGCTCCTGGTCGGTCTCCGGCCGGGTGCGCGATCCGGGCGTCAAGCTGGCCCCTGCCGGCGTCACCGTGCGCGAACTGATCGAGGACTATTGCGGCGGCATGATCGAGGGCCACAGCTTCAAGGCCTATCTGCCGGGCGGCGCCTCCGGCGGCATCCTGCCTGCCTCGATGGGCGACATTCCGCTCGATTTCGGCGGCGAACTTGCCAAGGCCGGCGCCTTCGTCGGCTCGCATGCCGTTGTGGTCTTCTCCGACCGGGACAATATCAAGGATGCGGCCCTCAACCTGCTGCGGTTCTTCGAGCATGAGAGCTGCGGCCAGTGCACGCCGTGCCGCGAAGGCACCGGCAAGCTGGTGACGCTGCTGGAGACCCGGGGAACGCTGGACGAAGCCGCGATCAGGGACCTCGAGACCGTGCTGCGCGATGCGTCGATCTGCGGCCTCGGCCAGGCGGCGCCCAACCCGGTCAACCATCTTCTGACGCATTTCCGTGAGGAGCTGTCGCGATGA
- a CDS encoding ABC transporter substrate-binding protein: MKAFIAAALAGSALALASVPALAQEPAKAEVMHWWTSGGEAAAIKVFADAYAKAGGVWIDNATALGENARAAAINRMVGGNPPTAAQFNTGKQFDDLVAQKLVRPIDELAEEEGWKDVMSPFLVEAASRDGQLYALPINVHGQNWLFYSKPVFEAAGLTEPPTSWAEFIPALQKIKEAGYIPLSLGGQPWQERVLFNVILLADGGKDLYLKVYQDRDLDAIQSDEFRAIVETYGKLRGLVDPGSPGRNWNDATNLVLTGKAGAQVMGDWAKGEFINAGQKPDTDYGCVIGLDDETLMVGGDVFVFPAVTDEAQLAAQDLLARTMLAPETQVAFNLAKGSMPVRTDVDTSAFDACAQKGIALLKDPESQVPVFDILLSAGLVGSLDDVITQFWNNPAATPDQFVEGFVSAFEQDS, encoded by the coding sequence ATGAAAGCATTCATCGCAGCCGCTCTGGCAGGCTCCGCCCTGGCGCTGGCGTCGGTTCCTGCGCTCGCCCAGGAGCCGGCGAAGGCCGAAGTCATGCACTGGTGGACCTCGGGCGGCGAGGCCGCCGCGATCAAGGTCTTCGCCGACGCCTATGCCAAGGCCGGCGGCGTCTGGATCGACAACGCCACGGCCTTGGGCGAGAACGCCCGCGCCGCTGCGATCAACCGCATGGTCGGCGGCAACCCGCCCACCGCGGCGCAGTTCAACACCGGCAAGCAGTTCGACGACCTCGTTGCCCAGAAACTGGTGCGGCCGATCGACGAGCTCGCCGAGGAAGAGGGCTGGAAGGACGTGATGTCGCCCTTCCTCGTCGAGGCCGCCTCTCGCGACGGCCAGCTCTATGCCCTGCCGATCAACGTCCACGGCCAGAACTGGCTGTTCTATTCCAAGCCCGTGTTCGAGGCGGCCGGCCTGACCGAGCCGCCGACCTCCTGGGCCGAGTTCATTCCGGCGCTGCAGAAGATCAAGGAAGCCGGCTACATCCCGCTGTCGCTCGGCGGCCAGCCCTGGCAGGAGCGCGTCCTGTTCAACGTCATCCTGCTCGCCGACGGCGGCAAGGACCTCTACCTCAAGGTCTACCAGGACCGCGATCTCGACGCGATCCAGTCGGACGAGTTCCGGGCCATCGTCGAGACCTACGGAAAGCTCCGCGGCCTGGTCGATCCGGGCTCGCCCGGCCGCAACTGGAACGACGCCACCAACCTCGTGCTCACCGGCAAGGCCGGGGCGCAGGTAATGGGCGACTGGGCCAAGGGCGAGTTCATCAATGCCGGGCAGAAGCCGGACACCGACTATGGCTGCGTCATCGGCCTCGACGACGAGACCCTGATGGTCGGCGGCGACGTGTTCGTCTTCCCGGCGGTGACCGACGAAGCGCAGCTTGCCGCCCAGGACCTGCTCGCCAGAACCATGCTGGCGCCGGAGACGCAGGTGGCGTTCAATCTCGCCAAGGGTTCGATGCCGGTCCGCACCGACGTCGACACGTCCGCCTTCGACGCCTGCGCCCAGAAGGGCATTGCGCTGCTCAAGGATCCGGAGAGCCAGGTGCCGGTGTTCGACATCCTGCTCAGCGCCGGCCTGGTCGGATCGCTGGACGACGTCATCACGCAGTTCTGGAACAATCCCGCGGCGACTCCCGACCAGTTCGTCGAGGGCTTCGTCTCCGCCTTCGAACAGGATAGTTGA
- a CDS encoding SDR family oxidoreductase produces the protein MDLGLTGKRALVLASSRGLGLGIAEALAAEGANVLLCGRSGDKLAANCDAINARGAGKADYVTADLAAPDFAATLHQAALDRLGGIDILVNNTGGPPPGGAVGMDVAVLDKQFQMMVHQVIDLTNRVLPGMREAGWGRILTVASSGVVQPIPNLALSNTLRSALVGWSKSLANEVAADGICVNMLLPGRIHTERVDELDAANSKKSGKPVSEVRDAALAAIPAKRYGDVKEFAAVAAFLVSGPASYVTGSVVRCDGGATRSV, from the coding sequence ATGGATCTTGGTCTCACCGGCAAGCGCGCCCTCGTCCTTGCCTCCTCCCGCGGCCTCGGGCTCGGCATCGCCGAGGCGCTGGCGGCGGAAGGCGCGAACGTGCTGCTCTGCGGGCGCAGCGGCGACAAGCTCGCGGCCAATTGCGACGCGATCAACGCCCGGGGCGCCGGCAAGGCCGACTACGTCACCGCAGATCTCGCGGCGCCGGACTTCGCGGCGACGCTGCACCAGGCCGCGCTCGACCGGCTCGGCGGCATCGACATCCTGGTCAACAACACCGGCGGCCCGCCTCCCGGCGGCGCCGTGGGCATGGATGTCGCAGTGCTCGATAAGCAGTTCCAGATGATGGTGCATCAGGTCATCGACCTGACCAACCGCGTCCTGCCGGGGATGCGCGAGGCCGGCTGGGGCCGCATCCTCACCGTCGCCTCCTCGGGCGTCGTGCAGCCAATTCCCAACCTGGCGCTGTCGAACACGCTGCGCTCGGCGTTGGTCGGCTGGTCGAAATCGCTGGCCAACGAGGTCGCCGCCGACGGCATCTGCGTCAACATGCTGCTGCCGGGGCGCATCCATACCGAGCGCGTCGACGAGCTCGACGCGGCCAACTCGAAGAAGTCCGGCAAGCCGGTGTCGGAGGTCCGCGACGCCGCGCTCGCCGCCATCCCGGCGAAGCGCTACGGCGACGTCAAGGAATTCGCCGCCGTCGCCGCTTTCCTGGTCTCCGGCCCCGCGAGCTACGTCACCGGTTCGGTGGTACGCTGCGACGGCGGCGCCACCCGCTCGGTCTGA
- a CDS encoding LacI family DNA-binding transcriptional regulator: MRRPPRIGDVALQAGVSVATVSRALSAPEKLREETRRKVLAAVAELGYTPNSVARQLRGGASQLVLVVVPRRSNPPFFSEVLHGIDVTLADAGYVLITGYMEGVDRDLRLIELAASGNLAGLLTTSGMLPEVSGRSILDAGLPAVAICADPLVPGLPAVLLDDEAAARAQVDHLIGLGHKRIFYVTGPTGNYNETVRHRGIVAGVEAAGLGADALTEFAGNYQFTGGVAGARAYLAMADRPTGVICGNDECAVAFMKTVTAAGLRIPQDLSVVGFDGIEFADYCEPTLTTIAQPRFALGAAGARLLIDILAGQRPAALQGGGRLVMQGRLRVGDSTAAPPRG, encoded by the coding sequence GTGAGGCGGCCGCCCCGTATCGGCGACGTGGCGTTGCAGGCCGGCGTCTCGGTCGCCACCGTCAGCCGGGCCCTGTCGGCGCCGGAGAAACTGCGCGAGGAAACGCGGCGCAAGGTCCTCGCCGCCGTGGCGGAGCTCGGCTACACGCCGAACAGCGTCGCCCGGCAGCTGCGCGGCGGCGCCTCGCAACTGGTCCTGGTGGTCGTGCCCCGCCGCAGCAATCCGCCGTTCTTCTCCGAAGTGCTGCATGGCATCGACGTGACGCTGGCGGATGCCGGCTACGTGCTGATCACCGGCTACATGGAGGGCGTCGATCGCGACCTGCGGCTGATCGAGCTGGCTGCCTCGGGCAATCTCGCGGGGCTGCTGACCACCTCGGGCATGCTGCCGGAAGTCAGCGGCCGGTCGATCCTCGACGCCGGCCTGCCGGCGGTGGCGATCTGCGCCGATCCGCTGGTGCCGGGCCTGCCGGCGGTGCTGCTCGACGACGAGGCGGCGGCGCGGGCGCAGGTCGACCATCTCATCGGCCTCGGACACAAGCGGATCTTCTACGTCACCGGCCCCACCGGCAACTACAACGAGACGGTGCGCCACCGCGGCATCGTCGCCGGCGTCGAGGCGGCCGGGCTCGGGGCCGACGCGCTGACGGAGTTTGCCGGCAACTACCAGTTCACCGGCGGGGTCGCCGGCGCGCGGGCCTATCTGGCGATGGCCGACCGGCCGACCGGCGTGATCTGCGGCAACGACGAATGCGCCGTGGCCTTCATGAAGACCGTCACCGCCGCCGGGCTGCGCATCCCGCAGGACCTTTCGGTGGTCGGGTTCGACGGCATCGAGTTCGCCGATTACTGCGAGCCGACGCTCACGACCATCGCGCAGCCGCGCTTCGCGCTCGGCGCCGCCGGCGCCCGGCTGCTCATCGACATCCTCGCCGGCCAGCGGCCCGCGGCGCTGCAGGGCGGCGGCAGGCTCGTCATGCAGGGCCGGCTGCGCGTCGGCGACAGCACGGCCGCGCCGCCGCGAGGGTGA
- a CDS encoding cellulose synthase, which produces MSKAAAPWRTLSLLAAGLAAGVALTQWVGAQDAPPAAQAATAGTGVAAQQRVPWSMSAEARVPSDQPETLVAPADGEAPDRRRMPARISPFIAAAPLVAQSESAPDAPADAAAPAAAPAAGTPPVVDETALRYFARSGDSRRLEAEIARLQALYPDWTPPEDPLAIPEIGDPQLDRMWALYAEGKYAEVRAAVAARQDSEPGWEPPADLLERLNVAESRVKLVNASNLQQYDTVIRVASDTPSLLTCSEVDVLWRLAEAFAATNRPGRALDAYRYILTNCDNPGERLATMQMATQRLDRPAIDSLLALQRPSAEGIDEFASIRADLSRKAVDAGNADPDATASQEDLETVRRLAEADGAVSDRLLLGWYYLRRDAPAAAEAWFRKAREVTDSSEASQGLALALLALSQPVEAEAVIRPWAAASDEARAVYVAAAANLLAIDPPIVQTPEVLRTIVDAVAGARDANGAQQLGWYSYGLNQLSTAAQWFAQALDWQPASEPAAFGLALANQRLGNTAELSRLQAAWQGASPRIAAVGQAGATLPQTASAALAATAPSMQAAASAAPQPVAGMTAYTQAAAPTAAATATTAPTTTTAPAASAAPAAAPAAAAPAAPAAAPIQYEAPRPSASAPSQQRAAPRGCGASVDPRTLSAQAALDRGWCLMELGRPVEAAPAFGIALLAGSPQLRRDAAYGQSLAYLRIGLADKAAVAAAKEPQPRERRTELDTAILSTQAIDSFAAKRPVETLIALDQRSRIAADRLDLMVLQGYAYLELGRIGDAEQVFSAAANAGSRDAARGLNAVREATGYIISGD; this is translated from the coding sequence GGACCGGCGCCGCATGCCGGCCCGCATCTCGCCCTTCATCGCCGCAGCGCCGCTCGTGGCGCAGTCGGAATCCGCGCCGGATGCGCCCGCCGATGCCGCGGCCCCGGCCGCAGCGCCCGCGGCCGGCACGCCGCCGGTGGTCGACGAGACCGCCCTGCGCTACTTCGCCCGCTCCGGCGACTCCCGCCGCCTCGAGGCCGAGATCGCCCGGCTGCAGGCCCTCTATCCCGACTGGACGCCGCCCGAGGATCCGCTGGCGATCCCGGAGATCGGCGACCCGCAACTCGACCGCATGTGGGCGCTCTATGCCGAGGGGAAGTATGCCGAGGTCCGCGCCGCCGTCGCCGCCCGGCAGGACAGCGAGCCCGGTTGGGAGCCCCCGGCCGACCTCCTGGAACGGCTGAACGTCGCGGAATCCCGGGTCAAGCTGGTCAACGCCTCGAACCTGCAGCAATACGACACCGTCATCCGCGTCGCCAGCGACACGCCCAGCCTCCTGACCTGCAGCGAGGTCGACGTGCTCTGGCGGCTGGCGGAAGCCTTCGCCGCCACAAACCGCCCGGGGCGGGCGCTCGACGCCTATCGCTACATCCTGACCAACTGCGACAATCCGGGCGAACGTCTGGCGACGATGCAGATGGCGACGCAGCGGCTCGACCGGCCGGCCATCGACAGCCTGCTCGCCCTGCAGCGCCCGAGCGCCGAAGGAATCGACGAGTTCGCGTCCATCCGGGCCGACCTCAGTCGCAAGGCGGTCGACGCCGGCAACGCCGATCCGGACGCGACGGCCAGCCAGGAGGATCTCGAGACCGTGCGCCGGCTGGCCGAGGCGGATGGCGCCGTGTCCGACCGCCTGCTGCTCGGCTGGTACTATCTGCGGCGCGACGCGCCGGCCGCCGCGGAAGCCTGGTTCCGCAAGGCCCGCGAAGTCACGGACTCGTCCGAGGCGTCGCAGGGGCTGGCGCTCGCCTTGCTGGCGCTCTCGCAGCCGGTCGAGGCCGAGGCGGTCATCCGACCGTGGGCGGCCGCATCCGACGAGGCGCGGGCGGTCTACGTGGCGGCGGCCGCGAACCTTCTGGCGATCGATCCGCCGATCGTCCAGACGCCGGAGGTGCTGCGCACCATTGTCGACGCGGTGGCCGGGGCCCGCGACGCCAACGGCGCCCAGCAGCTCGGCTGGTATTCCTACGGCCTCAACCAGCTGTCGACGGCCGCCCAGTGGTTCGCCCAGGCGCTCGACTGGCAACCCGCCAGCGAGCCGGCGGCCTTCGGGCTGGCGCTGGCGAACCAGCGCCTCGGCAATACCGCCGAGCTCTCCCGCCTGCAGGCCGCCTGGCAAGGCGCCTCCCCGCGAATCGCGGCGGTCGGCCAGGCCGGTGCGACGCTGCCGCAAACCGCATCCGCGGCGCTTGCGGCCACCGCGCCGTCGATGCAGGCCGCCGCTTCCGCCGCGCCGCAGCCGGTGGCCGGCATGACCGCCTATACGCAGGCCGCGGCCCCCACCGCCGCCGCGACCGCGACCACCGCGCCGACCACAACTACCGCGCCCGCCGCCTCGGCCGCGCCTGCCGCCGCCCCCGCAGCCGCGGCACCGGCCGCGCCGGCCGCCGCGCCGATCCAGTACGAAGCCCCCCGACCGTCCGCCAGCGCGCCGTCACAGCAGCGCGCCGCGCCCCGCGGCTGCGGCGCCTCCGTCGATCCCCGCACGCTGTCGGCACAGGCCGCGCTCGACCGGGGCTGGTGCCTGATGGAGCTCGGCCGGCCGGTCGAGGCGGCCCCCGCCTTCGGGATCGCCCTGCTGGCGGGCTCGCCACAGCTGCGCCGCGACGCGGCCTATGGCCAGAGCCTGGCGTATCTGCGGATCGGGCTTGCCGACAAGGCGGCCGTCGCGGCGGCCAAAGAGCCGCAGCCCCGCGAGCGCCGCACCGAGCTGGACACGGCCATCCTCAGCACGCAGGCCATCGACTCGTTCGCCGCCAAGCGCCCCGTCGAGACGCTGATCGCGCTCGACCAGCGGTCCCGAATCGCCGCCGACCGGCTCGATCTCATGGTCCTGCAGGGCTACGCCTATCTGGAACTCGGACGGATCGGCGACGCCGAGCAGGTCTTCTCGGCAGCCGCCAATGCCGGCAGCCGCGACGCCGCACGAGGCCTGAACGCGGTGCGCGAGGCGACGGGCTACATCATTTCGGGTGATTGA
- a CDS encoding DUF3329 domain-containing protein, with amino-acid sequence MASKEAQHPFYRPLWVRIAIVSAVIGWSALEWANGETIWGVLTAGIAAWGIWMFFITYDPDAPRAPGSDATRPIDASDDGPKRD; translated from the coding sequence ATGGCCTCGAAGGAAGCCCAGCACCCGTTCTACCGGCCGCTCTGGGTCCGGATCGCCATCGTTTCGGCCGTGATCGGCTGGTCGGCACTGGAATGGGCCAACGGCGAAACGATCTGGGGCGTCCTCACCGCCGGCATCGCGGCGTGGGGCATCTGGATGTTCTTCATCACCTACGACCCGGATGCGCCGCGGGCGCCGGGGAGTGATGCGACGCGGCCGATAGACGCGAGCGACGACGGGCCGAAGCGGGACTGA
- the fdhF gene encoding formate dehydrogenase subunit alpha — translation MTSMINFILDGKSVAAGETETIWDVAKREGTRIPHLCHVDMPGYRPDGNCRACMVEVDGERVLAASCIRKPADGMVVRTDTERAVKSREMVVELLASNMRAREDGPDNQSNFWQWASSMGVSGSRYPSKFAGDHVEAEFDVSNPAIAVNMDACIACGACVRACREVQVNDVIGMAQRGNRTVPVFDIHDPMGLSTCVTCGECVQACPTGALYEKSLMDETRTQRAVQEFDKVVDSVCPFCGVGCQTKVAVKDNRIVQVDGRDGYANENRLCVKGRFGFDYAMSPERLTRPLIRRDDAPKAGDLDMRGVDPLTIFREASWEEAMARAAGGLKSILDRDGGQALAGFGSAKGSNEEAYLFQKLVRQGFDTNNVDHCTRLCHASSVAALMEGVGSGAVSAPFNDAMKADCILVIGARPTTNHPVAATYFKQAAKRGKKLIVIDPRGQDLMRHATHSLRFRAGSDVAMLNALINVIIDEKLYDEQYIQANVAGFEALRQKVRDFTPEAMAEVCGVSAEMLRDVARTYATAERSIIFWGMGISQHTHGTDNSRCLIALALITGHIGRPGTGLHPLRGQNNVQGASDAGLIPMYYPDYKSVENDDIRASYENFWGQTLDPKKGLTVVEIIDAIHDGEIKGMYVMGENPAMSDPDQIHARAALAKLEHLVVQDIFLTETAWHADVVLPASAHAEKLGTFTNTNRQVQIGRPALDLPGDARQDWELIVELAQRLGLGWNYGHVSEVYTEMASVMPSLKHISWERVEREESVIYPADGPDVPGNEIIFTTSFPTEDGRGRIVPADLLPPDEVPDDEYPLVLTTGRLLEHWHTGAMTRRAGVLDAIEPQGIAAMNPREIGRRGLRQGDMIAVETRRGTVEAILRADREVADGMVFMPFCFNESPANKLTNPMLDPYGKIPEFKYCAARIAALPQVEAAE, via the coding sequence ATGACGAGCATGATCAACTTCATCCTCGACGGCAAGTCCGTCGCCGCCGGCGAGACCGAGACCATCTGGGACGTCGCCAAGCGCGAGGGCACCCGGATCCCGCATCTCTGCCATGTCGACATGCCGGGCTACCGGCCCGACGGCAACTGCCGCGCCTGCATGGTCGAGGTCGACGGCGAGCGCGTGCTGGCCGCCTCCTGCATCCGCAAGCCGGCCGACGGCATGGTGGTGCGCACCGACACCGAGCGCGCCGTGAAGTCGCGCGAGATGGTGGTCGAGCTGCTGGCCAGCAACATGCGCGCCCGCGAGGACGGTCCCGACAACCAGTCGAATTTCTGGCAATGGGCGTCCTCGATGGGCGTGTCCGGCAGCCGCTATCCGTCGAAATTCGCCGGTGACCATGTCGAGGCCGAATTCGACGTCTCCAATCCGGCGATCGCCGTCAACATGGATGCCTGCATCGCCTGCGGCGCGTGCGTGCGGGCCTGCCGCGAGGTGCAGGTCAACGACGTCATCGGCATGGCGCAGCGCGGCAACCGCACGGTGCCGGTCTTCGACATCCACGACCCGATGGGCCTGTCGACCTGCGTCACCTGCGGCGAGTGCGTGCAGGCCTGCCCGACCGGTGCGCTCTACGAGAAGTCGCTGATGGACGAGACGCGCACCCAACGCGCCGTCCAGGAATTCGACAAGGTCGTCGACAGCGTCTGCCCGTTCTGCGGCGTCGGCTGCCAGACCAAGGTCGCGGTCAAGGACAACCGCATCGTCCAGGTCGATGGCCGCGACGGCTATGCCAACGAGAACCGCCTCTGCGTGAAGGGCCGCTTCGGCTTCGACTACGCCATGTCGCCGGAGCGGCTGACCAGGCCGCTGATCCGCCGCGACGACGCGCCGAAGGCCGGCGACCTCGACATGCGCGGCGTCGACCCGCTGACGATCTTCCGAGAAGCCAGCTGGGAAGAGGCGATGGCGCGCGCCGCCGGCGGGCTGAAGTCGATCCTCGATCGCGACGGCGGCCAGGCGCTGGCCGGCTTCGGCTCGGCCAAGGGCTCCAACGAGGAGGCCTACCTGTTCCAGAAGCTGGTCCGCCAGGGCTTCGACACCAACAATGTCGACCACTGCACGAGGCTCTGCCATGCCTCCTCGGTCGCCGCGCTGATGGAAGGCGTCGGCTCCGGCGCGGTCTCGGCGCCGTTCAACGACGCGATGAAGGCCGACTGCATCCTCGTCATCGGCGCCCGGCCAACCACCAACCACCCGGTCGCCGCGACCTATTTCAAGCAGGCGGCCAAGCGCGGCAAGAAGCTGATCGTCATCGATCCGCGCGGCCAGGACCTGATGCGCCATGCGACGCACTCGCTGCGCTTCCGCGCCGGCAGCGACGTCGCCATGCTGAACGCGCTGATCAACGTGATCATCGACGAGAAGCTCTACGACGAGCAGTACATCCAGGCGAACGTCGCCGGCTTCGAGGCGCTGCGCCAGAAGGTCCGCGACTTCACGCCCGAGGCGATGGCCGAGGTCTGCGGGGTTTCCGCCGAGATGCTGCGCGACGTCGCCCGCACCTACGCGACAGCCGAACGCTCGATCATCTTCTGGGGCATGGGCATCTCCCAGCACACCCACGGCACCGACAATTCCCGCTGCCTGATCGCCCTTGCCCTGATCACCGGCCATATCGGCCGGCCGGGAACCGGCCTGCACCCGCTGCGCGGCCAGAACAACGTCCAGGGCGCCTCCGACGCCGGCCTGATCCCGATGTACTACCCCGACTACAAGTCGGTGGAGAACGACGACATCCGCGCCAGCTACGAGAATTTCTGGGGCCAGACGCTCGACCCGAAGAAGGGCCTGACCGTCGTCGAGATCATCGACGCGATCCATGACGGCGAGATCAAGGGCATGTACGTCATGGGCGAGAACCCGGCGATGTCGGATCCCGACCAGATCCATGCCCGCGCCGCCCTGGCCAAGCTCGAGCATCTCGTCGTCCAGGACATCTTTCTCACCGAGACCGCCTGGCACGCCGACGTGGTGCTGCCGGCCTCGGCCCATGCCGAGAAGCTCGGCACCTTCACCAACACCAACCGGCAGGTGCAGATCGGCCGGCCGGCGCTGGACCTGCCGGGCGACGCGCGGCAGGACTGGGAGCTGATCGTCGAGCTCGCCCAGCGCCTCGGCCTCGGCTGGAACTACGGCCATGTCTCGGAGGTCTACACCGAGATGGCCTCGGTCATGCCGTCGCTGAAGCACATCTCCTGGGAGCGGGTGGAGCGCGAGGAATCGGTGATCTATCCCGCCGACGGGCCGGACGTGCCGGGCAACGAGATCATCTTCACCACCAGCTTCCCGACCGAGGACGGGCGCGGCCGCATCGTCCCGGCCGACCTTCTGCCGCCGGACGAGGTGCCGGACGACGAGTATCCGCTGGTGCTCACCACCGGCCGCCTGCTCGAGCACTGGCACACCGGCGCGATGACGCGGCGGGCCGGCGTGCTCGATGCGATCGAGCCGCAGGGCATCGCCGCGATGAACCCGCGCGAGATCGGCCGCCGGGGCCTTCGCCAGGGCGACATGATCGCGGTGGAGACCCGCCGCGGCACCGTCGAGGCGATCCTGCGGGCCGACCGCGAGGTCGCCGACGGCATGGTGTTCATGCCGTTCTGCTTCAACGAGAGCCCGGCCAACAAGCTGACCAACCCGATGCTCGACCCCTACGGCAAGATCCCCGAGTTCAAGTATTGCGCGGCCCGCATCGCGGCGCTGCCGCAGGTCGAGGCGGCCGAGTAG